From a region of the Longimicrobium sp. genome:
- a CDS encoding TonB-dependent receptor translates to MSGRVLDPRQSPISGAIVELTVAEDTVGGRELRAVSGADGRYELSLPAAGGEYVLAASRMGFVSATLLVSHPAGVRSLTQDISLTPLSSEAVALPEVVARAARRVPTPPAQERAPGENATTNLAFSNELFPIEAGDLLASAALAPGVLPSGGESGRGVSIGGQPASQNRTTLDGAGYGSSSVPAEAVAASGVITHPYDVSRGQFTGGEIAATTRSGTNLWGGSLSVAVVDPRLQFDGDAAGSMGDKYSVRKLSAGGGGPIVPGRLFVYGAAEVSSRDASPGVLGGSSFVAADSLERLSAVLSGLGLETRPPVASLQNTSSSGIARFDYLPGTRHAFMARVDGRDNRTSGIGASPFAFARSAELRTSGAGALLQAISRYGAVQNQFRVYGSAGSTEVNAGSPGPSGSVRVGAGTPLGQASSVSFRFGGSSLGGTSSERSSLEAGDRLVVSAGDGAHLLQVGATYTAEEVSSTGGANRSGSFTFASLEELAAGRAISFTRSLTDTRREAATRNAALFAGDTWKVRDDFSIVMGVRGERRWYPPRHGGDAVADSLFGLRTGRIAPEWGVSPRAGFRYRHSPFVSLHGGVGEFRGSPPLLSLGSLLGQTGRDGAGRELVCVGSAVPGADWSSYSVDPSTIPEVCADGSGLFSTRAPTIAAFSAGYSAPRVRRASLDATWGSEKVYLAADASFAWGTGGALATDANLDGAPKFRLANEGGRPVYVSGGAIDPGTGSLTLQDSRRHAGYGIVRQVSSRGRTRTGQFVLDGTWQLRKGYVAGSYAYTRSEDQASGFSAPGGALSSTAGDPSRAEWGPRDYEQRHAASLRASSYFRPRLQFTLVGYLLSGAPFSPMVDGDISGDGVANDRAFVFDSASSPELAREMGELIGRVPGSIRSCLLRQTGRVAARNSCRTPWTASLDAQMNVLPLGTRDRRLSINITAQNVIGGLDYLLNGSEPRGWGPGRFDYPDPVLLRVRGFDPAAQRFRYEVNPQFGSPAGETGEGRVPFTLRIQARISLGSDPSRQPLSRLMVSMDASRRPAELRTHFSAHLRNVPALVLAAADSLRLGLTEAQTSELRRAADSLAVHIEAATEALAIALSQPRSASPRERNTDQLLADARALLESGAATTRSILTPAQWSRLPRRTVRVPRRIPRPTVGVPSPF, encoded by the coding sequence GAAGGGTGCTGGACCCGCGGCAGTCGCCAATCTCAGGGGCGATCGTGGAGCTCACGGTCGCGGAGGACACCGTTGGCGGGCGCGAGCTCCGGGCGGTGAGCGGCGCCGATGGAAGGTACGAGCTGAGCCTGCCCGCCGCGGGGGGCGAGTACGTGCTGGCCGCCAGTCGCATGGGGTTCGTCTCCGCCACTCTGCTGGTTTCGCATCCAGCGGGCGTGCGGTCGCTGACCCAGGACATCTCCCTGACTCCGCTCTCTTCAGAGGCCGTCGCGCTGCCTGAAGTCGTCGCGAGGGCGGCGCGCCGCGTCCCCACCCCGCCAGCCCAGGAAAGGGCGCCGGGTGAAAACGCCACGACGAACCTGGCATTCTCGAACGAGCTCTTCCCGATCGAAGCGGGTGACCTCCTGGCCTCCGCGGCGCTGGCGCCCGGTGTTCTCCCCAGCGGCGGAGAATCGGGACGAGGTGTCTCCATCGGGGGCCAGCCCGCGTCACAGAACCGCACGACGCTGGACGGAGCGGGGTATGGATCGAGCTCCGTGCCGGCGGAAGCAGTGGCCGCCTCTGGGGTGATCACCCACCCATACGACGTATCGCGGGGGCAATTCACCGGCGGCGAGATCGCGGCCACAACGCGCAGCGGCACCAACCTGTGGGGCGGCTCGCTCAGCGTGGCGGTCGTCGATCCGCGGCTCCAGTTCGACGGCGACGCGGCCGGCAGCATGGGCGACAAGTACAGCGTGCGTAAGCTGAGCGCCGGGGGTGGCGGGCCGATCGTGCCGGGCCGCCTCTTCGTGTATGGCGCCGCGGAGGTCTCGTCGCGCGACGCCTCGCCGGGCGTGCTTGGCGGCAGCTCCTTCGTTGCCGCCGATTCGCTGGAGCGGCTCTCGGCGGTGCTGAGCGGGCTCGGCCTGGAGACGCGACCGCCGGTCGCGAGCCTGCAGAACACCTCTTCCAGCGGGATCGCGCGGTTCGACTACCTTCCCGGCACCCGGCACGCGTTCATGGCGCGGGTGGACGGCCGCGATAACCGCACCAGCGGTATAGGCGCTTCTCCGTTCGCGTTCGCGCGGAGCGCCGAGCTCCGCACCTCGGGAGCCGGAGCGCTCCTCCAGGCGATCTCGAGGTACGGTGCGGTCCAGAACCAGTTCCGGGTGTACGGCTCGGCCGGGAGCACGGAGGTTAACGCGGGCTCGCCAGGCCCGTCAGGGAGCGTGCGCGTGGGGGCGGGCACGCCGCTGGGGCAGGCGTCCAGCGTGAGCTTCCGGTTCGGCGGAAGCTCGCTGGGCGGAACAAGCTCTGAGCGGTCGTCGCTGGAAGCCGGGGACCGCCTGGTCGTGAGCGCGGGTGACGGCGCTCACCTTTTACAGGTGGGCGCCACGTACACGGCGGAAGAGGTTTCCTCCACGGGCGGGGCGAACCGCAGCGGAAGCTTTACCTTTGCGAGCCTGGAGGAGCTGGCCGCGGGGCGTGCGATCTCGTTCACGCGCTCGCTGACGGATACGCGGCGCGAGGCGGCCACCCGCAATGCCGCGCTCTTTGCGGGCGACACGTGGAAGGTCCGCGACGACTTCAGCATCGTGATGGGCGTGCGGGGGGAGCGGCGCTGGTACCCGCCTCGCCACGGCGGCGACGCGGTAGCGGATTCGCTCTTCGGATTGCGGACGGGGCGGATCGCGCCGGAGTGGGGTGTGAGCCCGCGCGCGGGGTTCCGCTACCGGCACTCACCGTTCGTCAGCCTCCACGGGGGTGTGGGGGAGTTCCGCGGCTCGCCCCCACTGCTGTCGCTGGGGTCGCTGCTCGGCCAGACGGGCAGGGACGGAGCCGGCCGCGAGCTCGTCTGCGTGGGGTCGGCGGTACCGGGAGCCGACTGGAGCAGCTACTCCGTCGACCCGTCCACGATCCCTGAGGTCTGCGCGGACGGCTCGGGCCTCTTCTCCACCCGAGCCCCCACGATCGCGGCGTTTTCCGCCGGGTACTCCGCGCCGCGGGTGCGGCGGGCCTCGCTCGACGCCACCTGGGGAAGCGAGAAAGTCTACCTGGCGGCGGACGCTTCCTTCGCCTGGGGCACCGGCGGCGCCCTGGCGACCGACGCAAACCTCGATGGCGCACCGAAGTTCCGGCTCGCCAACGAGGGTGGGCGACCGGTGTACGTTTCAGGGGGGGCCATCGACCCGGGGACGGGAAGCCTCACCTTGCAGGACTCCCGCCGCCATGCGGGTTACGGCATCGTCCGGCAGGTGTCGTCGCGAGGCCGCACTCGCACCGGGCAGTTCGTGCTCGATGGTACCTGGCAGCTGAGAAAGGGATACGTCGCGGGTTCGTACGCCTACACCCGCTCGGAAGACCAGGCGTCCGGGTTCAGTGCACCCGGGGGCGCGCTCTCCAGCACCGCGGGCGACCCCTCGCGCGCGGAGTGGGGCCCGCGCGACTACGAGCAGCGGCACGCCGCGTCGCTGCGGGCGTCCAGCTACTTCAGGCCCAGGCTCCAGTTCACACTGGTGGGGTACCTCCTTTCGGGTGCACCTTTTTCGCCGATGGTGGACGGCGACATCAGCGGCGATGGCGTTGCAAACGACCGGGCATTCGTGTTCGACAGCGCTTCGTCGCCCGAACTCGCCCGCGAGATGGGGGAGCTTATCGGCCGCGTGCCGGGGAGCATCCGCTCGTGCCTGCTCCGGCAGACGGGGAGGGTGGCTGCACGGAACAGCTGCCGCACCCCGTGGACCGCCTCGCTCGATGCGCAGATGAACGTCCTGCCCCTGGGCACGCGCGATCGCCGTCTCTCCATCAACATCACGGCCCAGAACGTCATCGGCGGGCTGGACTACCTGCTGAACGGTTCCGAACCCCGGGGCTGGGGGCCGGGGCGTTTCGACTACCCGGACCCTGTGCTGCTGCGGGTCCGTGGGTTCGATCCGGCGGCGCAGCGCTTCCGCTACGAGGTCAATCCCCAGTTCGGCTCGCCCGCCGGCGAAACGGGAGAGGGGCGCGTGCCGTTCACGCTGCGTATCCAGGCGCGTATTTCACTGGGCTCGGACCCGTCCAGACAGCCTCTGTCTCGCCTGATGGTGTCCATGGACGCGTCCAGGCGCCCCGCCGAGCTTCGCACCCACTTTTCCGCGCACCTGCGGAACGTCCCCGCGCTGGTGCTCGCCGCCGCCGACTCGCTGCGCCTCGGCCTCACCGAAGCGCAGACGTCCGAGCTGCGGCGGGCCGCCGACTCGCTCGCGGTTCACATCGAAGCGGCCACCGAGGCCCTGGCCATCGCGCTCTCGCAGCCGAGGTCGGCATCGCCGCGCGAGCGGAACACGGATCAGCTCCTCGCGGACGCGCGGGCCCTGCTGGAATCCGGAGCCGCGACCACGCGCTCCATTCTGACTCCCGCCCAATGGTCGCGCCTCCCCCGGCGGACGGTGCGCGTGCCGCGGCGCATCCCCCGCCCCACCGTGGGAGTTCCATCGCCCTTCTGA
- a CDS encoding SIR2 family protein, with translation MASSAHSFAFSIMAASINLIDVNSDEGRQVAAELRAAGEITVLVGSAISAFEPSGIPTGGKFGEAISARLVEKSANADTLKDVLWETAFEHIMERCPAPEVVRRELSLALRDTPPNDVHTAFARLTEAGVVRHIVTTNYDTGLENAFETCCPALDVAYVRRRNEARRLRGNEPHVLFKIHGCARPHVRRTIVFRLRDEAELPAWKRELLGALVRDRPLLVAGYSGMDFEICPELARMGASRVVWLTLRETDLNANSRAVIDRTGATVLVGDVRRLVTELGAFSRALLSGAPPTVIDKIFDALTPREVELWRTRLFGEIGCGQEAAASAQRLLASAGSDVERAEARQEHARAIFAMGHYLDAAEEYRASADVLGRHGETGALIGALHGLAEANRCAGRFIQARRVIRQVERIASEGPEPHRSQAAMNAAVLRLTFRRHLFQILSRIPGKPGVRRMRAVALRDLKSVAGPAAGRGGWLFLAQMRLWAGRYGVPWDQVYIGPMQIVEAGPSYGQLGYITARTMALRDRVARGEATSSDLEKVEEHFQKLHAIGSRAEAWKFARVVQRMLGPGALSDDARAKAAEARRNCQYTPLMRLLQRITPT, from the coding sequence TTGGCATCATCGGCACACTCCTTCGCGTTTTCGATCATGGCTGCATCGATTAATCTCATTGACGTCAATTCGGATGAAGGGCGTCAGGTCGCGGCCGAGTTGCGCGCCGCTGGCGAGATAACCGTGCTTGTCGGTAGCGCGATCTCGGCCTTCGAGCCGAGCGGCATCCCAACGGGCGGCAAGTTCGGCGAAGCCATCAGCGCGCGCCTCGTCGAGAAATCCGCGAATGCGGACACGTTGAAGGATGTGCTCTGGGAGACCGCATTCGAGCACATCATGGAACGGTGCCCCGCGCCGGAAGTGGTGCGGCGCGAGCTGTCACTCGCGTTGCGCGACACGCCGCCGAACGACGTGCACACCGCGTTCGCGCGGCTCACCGAAGCGGGCGTCGTCCGGCACATCGTCACTACAAATTACGACACGGGGCTGGAGAACGCGTTCGAGACGTGCTGCCCCGCACTGGATGTTGCCTACGTGCGTAGGCGGAACGAGGCGCGGAGGCTGCGCGGCAACGAGCCGCACGTGCTGTTCAAGATCCACGGCTGCGCGCGGCCGCACGTTCGCCGTACGATCGTATTCCGCCTGCGGGACGAGGCGGAGTTGCCCGCGTGGAAGCGTGAGCTCCTGGGAGCGCTGGTGAGGGACCGGCCGCTGCTGGTGGCCGGCTACTCGGGGATGGATTTCGAGATCTGCCCCGAGCTGGCCAGGATGGGCGCCTCTCGCGTGGTATGGCTCACCCTCCGCGAAACGGACCTCAACGCCAACTCCCGCGCGGTGATCGACCGAACGGGCGCGACCGTGCTGGTAGGCGACGTGCGGCGGCTGGTGACGGAGCTGGGTGCCTTCTCGAGGGCGCTACTCAGCGGTGCGCCGCCCACGGTGATCGACAAGATCTTCGACGCGCTCACGCCGCGTGAGGTGGAGCTGTGGCGCACGCGTCTCTTCGGTGAGATCGGGTGTGGTCAAGAAGCCGCCGCCTCCGCGCAACGACTGCTCGCCAGCGCCGGGAGCGACGTGGAGCGGGCGGAGGCGCGGCAGGAGCATGCGCGCGCCATCTTCGCCATGGGTCACTACCTGGACGCGGCCGAAGAATACCGGGCGAGCGCGGACGTGCTCGGCCGCCACGGAGAAACCGGAGCGCTGATCGGCGCGCTCCATGGACTGGCGGAGGCGAACCGCTGCGCCGGGCGGTTCATCCAGGCCCGGCGCGTCATCCGGCAGGTGGAGCGAATCGCGAGTGAGGGGCCAGAGCCGCACAGGTCGCAGGCCGCCATGAATGCGGCGGTGCTGCGGCTCACGTTCCGCCGGCATCTCTTTCAGATTCTTTCCCGCATCCCGGGCAAACCTGGCGTTCGGCGGATGCGCGCGGTCGCGCTTCGCGATCTGAAGAGCGTGGCGGGGCCCGCCGCGGGGAGGGGTGGATGGCTGTTCCTGGCACAGATGCGCCTCTGGGCAGGCCGGTACGGTGTCCCTTGGGACCAGGTGTACATCGGCCCGATGCAGATCGTGGAGGCAGGCCCCAGCTATGGCCAGCTCGGCTACATCACTGCGCGGACGATGGCGCTGCGTGACCGCGTTGCCCGCGGCGAGGCCACCTCCTCCGACTTGGAGAAGGTCGAGGAGCACTTCCAGAAGCTCCACGCCATCGGCAGCCGCGCGGAGGCATGGAAGTTCGCGCGGGTCGTCCAGAGGATGCTCGGCCCGGGAGCGCTTTCTGACGATGCGAGGGCGAAGGCGGCCGAGGCACGCCGCAACTGCCAGTACACGCCGCTGATGCGCCTGCTACAGCGCATCACCCCGACCTAG